GACATAATCCGCTAACGCCTGGGCAGACCGGATAAATCTTAAAGGCTTTAGTCATAGCCAGAAAGGTTCCAGCTCCCTGCGTGCATCTTTTCACCCACAAAGGGTGAAAAGATGCACGCAGGGAGCTGGAACCTTTCTTCTCGACGTCAGTTGTGTTACGTTTTAGCCACAAGAGGGTTTCCGGTTTGTCGAACAATTTTATGAATCCAGTGAGAGTTTATAAGTTTGGTGGCGCAAGTCTCGAAAACGTAGATAAGCTTAAATCTATTGCCGCCTTCCTGGCGCGCGAAAAGCAAATAAACAACCAACCCATTCTTGCTGTTGTCAGCGCTATGGGAAAAACCACCGATGGTCTAATATCCCTAGCCCACGAAGTGAGCCCTCATCCTCAAAGACGGGAACTTGACATGTTGATCTCTGTCGGAGAACGCATCTCGATGTCTCTCTTAAGTCTGGCTCTCCACACTCACAAACTCCCAGCCATTAGTTTTACCGGGAGCCAAGCAGGTATCATTACCGACACGTCCCATGGGAACGCCCGGATCGTTAGCCTTCGACCTCATCGCATCGAAACTCACCTCGAAAAAGGCGATATCGTGGTTCTTGCAGGCTTTCAAGGCGTCGCCGAGTCCACCAAAGAAATCACGACTCTCGGTCGCGGTGGCACAGATACGACGGCAGTGGCCATGGCTTCGTATTTTAAAAGTTCATCCTGCGAATTTAAAAAAGATGTGGGCGGATTGTATTCCGCAGATCCTAAATTAGTTCCCGATGCTAAGCCGCTCCCGCAACTCACCTACCGACAATTGATTGATATGACATTTTGGGGAGCCAATGTTCTCCATCATCGCGCCGCCGAGTTGGCCTCGATGCTCAAAGTGCCTTTGCGTTTTTCGCAGTTCGAAAGCGCCGACAAAAAAAGCCCTAACCAAACTCTCGTTTCAGGAGATGTTTCTATGTTCGAAGAAAAAAAAATAATAGCGATCAACAGTCACAAAACAGTTCACCGAATTATGTTCGCTAAAAAAGATATGAACGAAAGCCTCGCCGTGATTCAAGGCTTTGTAGAAAAAGACTTAATGGCAAACCCACAAATCCTCACCACCGAAAACTCCACCGAGGGCACTATCATCTTCTGCGTAGGAAACATAGATCCACTGACCACCGCCCCCGGAGTACAAACTCAAAGCTATTCTTCCGTCACCGCCACCTGCCACGGCGCCGCCAGCTCCGACCTCTTGCAAACCGCCATGAAATCTCTCTCAGAAATCAAAGTCCAAAAAATCCTACAAGACTCCACCAACATGACTTTTATCGTGAACGCCACCGAACGCGAGACCGCCATCCAAAAACTCCACTCACTCATCAACTAATCTTTGTGAACCGAAGGCATAATTCACTACCAAGGAATATAAGATAAACCTGAGAACAGAAAACAAACGCTTGCGAATTTTTAAATTAAAATCCGTGAGTTTTCTCGCGGACGCTCACACGCGAGTTCCGCTTCCCGCGGCTGTCCGAGACGGGGGAGTGTCCGCGAGAAAACTCACGGATTTTAATTTAAAAATTCGGAACCCTAGGACCCGAATAATCTTTTGATAGAACCTGTGATTTTGCCCCAGACCGATGCTGTGTTTTGAGGAGGACGCGAAGTTCGGTGAGTCGTTTTGGACCCGGTCGATTTCGTTCCCGCACCAGCGTGGCGTTGGTTTTTATTATTGTAAGGGCGTTTGTTGTTGGAATTCCCGTGACGATTCCCCGTACCGTTCGATGGTGAGTTTCGGTGTTGGGGATTATTGCGGCGAGAATCTCTTTGTTGCGAATCCCGCTGTTGACCTTCCGCCTGCGGTTGATCTTTTCCATTGGTACGGTCACGGTGACGACCGATGCGCTTGTCGCGATGAACATTCCCACCCGCGACGCCTTCATCCCGGCGCTGCTCGGGACGATTGTCGTTACGACCCTCGGAGCGCCCATTTTCAGATCGACCACCTTCGGGACGATCGCGACGAGGTCCGCTACTCCGCGCACGAGGAGGTCGTGTTTCTGGACGACGCTTCAAAGCGGAGTCGCGCTTAAAGTAGTCATCAGCACTCATCGGTTTAAAGTCTTTAATAAGGTCTTCTTCTTCAAGCCAAATCACTTCGACCTTTTCCTTGAGATACTCTTCGATGCGCATCATTGATTCCACATCTTTATCGCTGACAAAACTGATCGCAATTCCCTTTTGATCCGCACGACCTGTGCGACCGATTCGGTGAACAT
This Bdellovibrionales bacterium DNA region includes the following protein-coding sequences:
- a CDS encoding aspartate kinase; this encodes MNPVRVYKFGGASLENVDKLKSIAAFLAREKQINNQPILAVVSAMGKTTDGLISLAHEVSPHPQRRELDMLISVGERISMSLLSLALHTHKLPAISFTGSQAGIITDTSHGNARIVSLRPHRIETHLEKGDIVVLAGFQGVAESTKEITTLGRGGTDTTAVAMASYFKSSSCEFKKDVGGLYSADPKLVPDAKPLPQLTYRQLIDMTFWGANVLHHRAAELASMLKVPLRFSQFESADKKSPNQTLVSGDVSMFEEKKIIAINSHKTVHRIMFAKKDMNESLAVIQGFVEKDLMANPQILTTENSTEGTIIFCVGNIDPLTTAPGVQTQSYSSVTATCHGAASSDLLQTAMKSLSEIKVQKILQDSTNMTFIVNATERETAIQKLHSLIN
- a CDS encoding DEAD/DEAH box helicase, which encodes GNVADKMFHLSTAEKPQFLLSVLKKFAPKQVIIFSNFKNKVPKVAEFLTANGYPAAGISSLLSQAQRNRIIERFKTENNQHNILVATDVAARGLDIKGVDLVINYELPEDAENYVHRIGRTGRADQKGIAISFVSDKDVESMMRIEEYLKEKVEVIWLEEEDLIKDFKPMSADDYFKRDSALKRRPETRPPRARSSGPRRDRPEGGRSENGRSEGRNDNRPEQRRDEGVAGGNVHRDKRIGRHRDRTNGKDQPQAEGQQRDSQQRDSRRNNPQHRNSPSNGTGNRHGNSNNKRPYNNKNQRHAGAGTKSTGSKTTHRTSRPPQNTASVWGKITGSIKRLFGS